The Diadema setosum chromosome 4, eeDiaSeto1, whole genome shotgun sequence genome window below encodes:
- the LOC140227984 gene encoding uncharacterized protein: MEQSGSNSAYKDPDETIRDLIGLIGGYSGDAGSGRGTSFPSTAHVGHLTHQELVERARREGLPDHVDISHRHQSLNYLIAAAQQHSLPHQAYSRESPLISESRNSSLIAVGSSHGHALSHNHSHFHNQPVDARAQSVGGGVRRASSDGHRSQTVNYRVDTSSHTHQLYQRPASAEPALIAHRPPILTDMPQISTESQPDLTTPNNDNSIVREAFVRSMAGETVPESGPDFLDDRIAEGRERSQETITDSSSVIQKAYEEVMGTTQDSPTSPSPPPQSFTTNHRPPHHPAPEISPFNTIGHQRSNPEQSTHMAEAVTNIQDCQGNPHTQSTIHGHASMGMQAEQGSSLYQQNIIKGTAHGARHEIPGGASYATFASGGNQFQGKQEEMTGNTQQNGQLIEGRGKTVHESLTDGVPQSVFRGSGGVVKCGSCLTLFLPAEEVQPGVVPLCEGCLKRFTSSLPRCKECGKKLTTDESLITHQCSEQGESFMCEVCGKVFSLAKHLSRHKVVHNPFKAHQCDQCGKRFGRMEHLKRHKLTHAANKPYMCDKCGKTFSRVDNLNSHKCNTGQPHPRQKRKPLTMEDTGEIHPCDLCVKKFPTKQKLTRHRRLHNQPKPHQCDQCEKAFTCMSHLKRHKLGHLGLKPFSCEMCGKSFGTTSHLNRHILTHTGNSLYRCNKCTAFFGTPEQLKEHYQTHIPDSHLLVGTAGHFAQFPNGKDHSVEGASKEDLSMSFEDQEARTSSTDTYFCHVCKRYFNNLITLNQHQCFPGDDCDDTKVSLMPKGDNPSISGSHHFNSTPTAHPISASLPTALTPEASIRTVPQPLEAVGLSPKFPQTHSVEVSKEIQHTTDLPQHLEDTSTNIHVKSSDGNKLPEITDSANVGIHEATEPPSVSNTDIDSQQALQNPVNDTNMTPITNPPATEQEKKRLFSCKVCGIFCGSLNGLQLHVQIHTIERPYKCESCGKRFRRQSHMERHRLIHTGVKPYSCDICEKTFTRPDNLNFHRNTHFKNEECEPIPCGTCGRKYPNVEIFGHHKCIDPANVTKMPVQMQPKFKGYVIGENEERACDVCGKVFTSGSRLTRHMLIHSRPNTHKCDVCNKVFNRRDHLKRHQLTHSGIRPYGCTQCGKRFIRNDHLQHHIRSHVGVSMLRGGRGRGRGRGRGRGRGRAISRGKIPVRRLSRTGSGTCDGTGSVTKSDNNAFFCHLCGIRFNNMTELDQHACTNSSQNQAVMSVPKPLRRISRHQRKTQVQISRRRIQNGASSQSVALEEPGPSRRKCTRPKRTSVKRFSAALTSDCSEDEGAKGTIAWGHDAPYPNKKIKNLEPRETQHRACRESKLHICDMCGNVFHHSQIFEQHKMFCVYKPPPVFFEDPGQTAGPSSEAEKALSKPGPEPVLQNAVVLAAQVMKNPSAEEVTCGVCGKSFNKMEKLMRHVKIHTQDRKYECDICKKTFGRSDHLARHRRTHTEKKFHCKKCGERFKDVKEYRIHLESHQESAAEKAYSCSMCEMSFPKHTTLIKHKLSHNVHGQHQCKKCGDIFPEESLLECHECQQDEEKIHSCLECGKGFKTVYALTRHLFCHTGLRPYECDKCGKKFTRSGHLRRHQISHSDEKPYGCDLCDKRFRRIDHMRIHRKTHEKKAKEKREPSVRPFQCDICNKKFRTEAVLERHKTRHTVERRYMCDVCGKTFKRMDNLRMHNRVHTGEKPHECKECGKLFSHHTALRGHMRTHSDEQPYICEICGRAFKHPHNMRSHQYVHGLQKPFNCEHCQKPFRDTYHLRLHISRCHNPDRVRKPRGGGKKSAAAVVTATANSAASSDINSIGARVPEQKPAVHAPRVSEPEIPVTVHQQLEGSPPVSQSQIKKNPMACERCHLAFPTLELLHTHQCPALYHLASHSAHTCTRCNRTFQDSHQLRMHLLTHKDDQSVICAISAIQENFEEPQALQQRYQLPVHPDHPGPLTYTVPHQTPYMISQSNQLAYSMAHSLQNPRTHAPHGELPSYQML, from the exons ATGGAACAATCTGGGTCAAACTCTGCCTACAAGGACCCAGATGAAACTATCAGAGACTTGATTGGATTGATTGGAG gaTATTCAGGAGATGCAGGATCTGGGAGGGGGACCAGTTTTCCCAGCACAGCCCATGTGGGCCACCTGACACACCAAGAGCTTGTGGAGAGGGCCAGGAGAGAGGGACTACCTGACCATGTAGACATCAGTCATCGTCACCAGTCCCTCAACTATCTCATCGCTGCTGCCCAGCAGCATAGCCTCCCCCACCAAG cTTACTCCAGAGAATCTCCTCTTATTTCTGAGTCAAGAAATTCAAGCCTCATTGCTGTGGGGTCCTCCCATGGCCACGCCCTCAGTCACAACCATTCCCACTTCCACAACCAACCAGTGGATGCGAGGGCTCAATCTGTTGGAGGAGGAGTGAGGAGAGCCTCCAGCGATGGACACAGATCCCAAACCGTCAACTACCGAGTGGATACCTCGAGCCATACCCATCAAT TGTATCAGAGGCCTGCGTCAGCTGAGCCAGCCCTGATTGCTCACCGACCGCCCATACTCACAGATATGCCTCAAATTTCAACAGAATCACAACCAGACCTTACAACTCCAAATAATGACAACTCCATTGTAAGAGAAG CATTTGTACGTTCAATGGCGGGGGAAACGGTGCCAGAATCTGGTCCAGACTTCCTTGATGATAGGATAGcagaagggagggagagaagcCAAGAGACAATAACAGATAGTTCATCTGTCATTCAGAAAG CATATGAAGAAGTGATGGGGACAACACAAGACTCACCCACATCACCCTCTCCTCCCCCGCAATCTTTCACTACAAATCATCGGCCACCTCATCATCCAGCCCCAGAGATATCACCCTTCAATACCATTGGTCACCAGAGGAGCAACCCAGAACAAAGTACTCATATGGCAGAAGCAGTGACCAATATTCAGGATTGCCAGGGAAACCCTCATACTCAGTCTACCATACATGGACATG CAAGTATGGGAATGCAGGCAGAACAAGGAAGTTCACTGTATCAGCAGAACATCATAAAGGGGACTGCACATGGAGCAAGGCATGAAATACCTGGAGGAGCATCCTATGCAACCTTTGCAAGTGGAGGAAATCAGTTCCAAGGCAAGCAAGAGGAGATGACAGGGAACACTCAACAGAATGGGCAGCTGATTGAGGGACGAGGTAAAACTGTCCATGAATCACTGACAGACGGTGTCCCACAGAGTGTGTTCAGAGGTAGTGGTGGTGTTGTGAAGTGCGGTAGCTGCCTCACCTTGTTCCTGCCAGCAGAAGAAGTGCAGCCCGGAGTTGTTCCTCTGTGTGAGGGATGTCTGAAGCGCTTCACAAGCTCACTCCCTCGATGCAAAGAATGTGGTAAGAAGCTGACGACTGATGAAAGCCTCATCACCCATCAGTGCTCAGAACAAGGTGAGAGCTTCATGTGTGAGGTTTGTGGGAAGGTATTCAGTTTGGCCAAACACCTGTCTCGCCACAAGGTGGTCCACAACCCATTCAAAGCACATCAGTGTGATCAGTGTGGAAAGCGCTTTGGACGAATGGAACACCTCAAAAGGCACAAGCTAACCCACGCAGCCAACAAGCCCTATATGTGTGACAAGTGTGGCAAGACCTTCAGCCGTGTTGACAATTTGAACAGTCATAAGTGCAATACAGGACAGCCACATCCTAGACAGAAGAGAAAGCCTCTAACTATGGAGGACACTGGAGAGATACACCCTTGTGATCTTTGTGTCAAGAAATTCCCCACCAAGCAGAAGCTGACACGTCACAGGCGCTTGCACAATCAACCAAAGCCTCATCAGTGTGACCAGTGTGAAAAGGCTTTCACCTGCATGAGCCACTTAAAACGTCACAAGTTGGGTCACCTTGGTCTGAAGCCATTTAGTTGTGAAATGTGTGGCAAGTCCTTTGGTACTACAAGTCACCTTAACAGACACATTTTGACACACACTGGGAATTCCTTGTATAGATGCAATAAATGCACTGCATTCTTTGGAACACCAGAGCAGTTAAAGGAACATTACCAAACCCATATTCCAGATTCACATCTGTTGGTCGGCACTGCTGGTCACTTTGCTCAGTTTCCAAATGGCAAGGATCATTCTGTAGAAGGTGCATCCAAAGAAGACCTCTCCATGTCCTTTGAAGACCAGGAGGCCCGGACCAGCAGCACCGACACATATTTTTGCCATGTGTGCAAGCGTTATTTTAATAATCTCATCACTTTAAATCAGCATCAGTGCTTTCCAGgtgatgactgtgatgataCCAAAGTCTCTCTTATGCCAAAAGGAGACAACCCTTCCATTTCAGGCAGCCACCATTTCAACTCTACCCCGACTGCACATCCTATCTCAGCATCCTTGCCAACTGCACTTACACCTGAAGCATCCATACGAACTGTCCCACAGCCTCTTGAAGCTGTTGGGCTGTCACCAAAGTTTCCACAGACCCATTCAGTGGAGGTGTCGAAGGAAATACAGCACACCACAGACTTGCCTCAGCATCTGGAAGATACATCAACTAACATTCATGTTAAGAGCAGTGATGGAAACAAACTCCCAGAAATCACTGATTCTGCAAATGTTGGCATTCATGAAGCCACAGAACCACCATCAGTATCAAACACTGATATTGATTCACAACAAGCACTGCAAAATCCTGTAAATGATACAAACATGACTCCCATTACTAACCCACCTGCTACAgagcaagaaaaaaagagactttTCAGTTGCAAAGTATGCGGAATCTTTTGTGGATCTTTGAATGGACTGCAACTACATGTCCAAATCCATACAATAGAAAGGCCTTACAAATGTGAATCATGTGGAAAAAGATTTAGGAGGCAAAGCCACATGGAGCGCCATCGTCTAATTCACACTGGAGTTAAACCCTATTCTTGTGACATATGTGAAAAAACCTTTACCAGGCCAgataatctcaactttcatcgCAACACACACTTCAAAAATGAGGAATGTGAACCAATCCCATGTGGAACTTGTGGCAGAAAATATCCAAATGTTGAGATTTTTGGACATCACAAATGCATTGATCCAGCAAATGTCACTAAGATGCCAGTGCAGATGCAGCCAAAGTTCAAAGGCTATGTCATTggtgaaaatgaagaaagagcATGCGATGTATGTGGCAAGGTCTTCACATCAGGGAGCAGGCTTACCCGTCACATGTTAATTCATTCAAGACCAAATACCCACAAGTGTGATGTATGCAATAAAGTCTTTAATCGACGTGACCACTTAAAAAGGCATCAGCTCACACACTCTGGGATAAGACCTTATGGCTGTACTCAGTGTGGCAAACGCTTTATTCGTAATGATCATCTCCAACATCACATACGTTCCCATGTGGGAGTTAGCATGCTACGAGGAGGACGTGGCCGTGGGCGGGGCAGGGGACGAGGCAGAGGACGGGGCAGAGCCATTAGTAGAGGCAAAATTCCTGTCAGAAGGTTGAGTCGTACAGGAAGCGGTACTTGTGACGGCACTGGCAGTGTTACCAAATCAGACAACAATGCCTTCTTTTGCCACTTGTGTGGTATTAGATTCAACAACATGACAGAGCTCGATCAACATGCCTGTACCAACAGCTCCCAAAATCAAGCTGTGATGTCAGTACCAAAACCACTGCGTAGAATTTCCAGACATCAGCGCAAGACCCAGGTGCAGATAAGCAGGAGGAGGATACAAAATGGAGCAAGCAGTCAGTCTGTCGCTTTAGAGGAGCCAGGGCCCTCGCGTAGAAAATGTACCAGACCAAAGAGAACTTCAGTTAAAAGATTCAGTGCAGCACTAACAAGTGATTGTAGCGAAGATGAAGGAGCAAAGGGTACCATTGCATGGGGCCATGATGCACCTTACCCCAATAAGAAAATCAAGAATCTTGAACCCAGGGAAACACAGCACCGTGCCTGCAGAGAGAGTAAACTACACATCTGTGACATGTGTGGGAATGTGTTCCATCACTCCCAGATTTTTGAGCAGCACAAGATGTTTTGTGTGTACAAACCACCTCCAGTGTTCTTTGAAGATCCAGGGCAGACCGCAGGACCATCTTCAGAAGCTGAGAAGGCCCTAAGCAAGCCTGGGCCAGAGCCAGTACTCCAAAATGCTGTTGTGCTGGCTGCACAAGTCATGAAGAACCCTAGTGCTGAGGAGGTGACCTGTGGAGTGTGTGGGAAATCTTTCAATAAGATGGAAAAGCTCATGAGACATGTTAAGAtccacacacaagacaggaagTATGAATGTGACATCTGCAAGAAGACCTTTGGCCGTTCAGATCACCTGGCAAGGCATAGGCGAACGCACACAGAGAAAAAGTTTCATTGCAAGAAATGTGGAGAGCGCTTCAAGGACGTCAAAGAGTATCGCATTCACCTCGAGTCTCATCAGGAGTCTGCTGCTGAGAAAGCTTACTCCTGCAGTATGTGTGAAATGTCCTTCCCCAAACACACTACTCTAATCAAGCACAAGCTGAGCCACAATGTACACGGGCAGCACCAGTGCAAGAAGTGTGGTGATATCTTTCCAGAGGAAAGTCTACTTGAGTGCCATGAGTGCCAACAAGATGAAGAGAAAATTCATAGTTGCCTTGAATGTGGTAAGGGATTTAAAACCGTGTATGCCCTCACTCGTCACCTCTTCTGCCACACTGGGCTGCGTCCATATGAGTGTGATAAGTGTGGAAAGAAGTTTACTCGCAGTGGACACCTACGTCGACACCAGATATCACACTCAGATGAAAAGCCATATGGATGTGATCTGTGTGACAAACGATTCAGACGAATTGATCACATGCGCATTCATAGGAAGACTCATGAAAAAAAGGCAAAGGAGAAACGGGAGCCCTCTGTAAGACCCTTCCAATGTGACATCTGCAACAAGAAGTTCAGAACTGAAGCAGTACTGGAAAGGCACAAAACACGCCACACAGTTGAGCGGCGCTACATGTGTGATGTATGTGGCAAGACATTCAAGCGGATGGACAACTTGAGGATGCACAACAGAGTCCACACAGGAGAAAAACCCCATGAATGCAAAGAATGTGGCAAGTTATTCTCTCACCACACAGCACTGCGAGGACACATGCGCACGCATTCTGATGAGCAACCATATATATGTGAGATCTGTGGTAGAGCATTCAAGCATCCCCATAACATGAGATCCCACCAGTACGTGCATGGTCTGCAGAAACCCTTCAATTGTGAGCATTGCCAGAAGCCATTTCGAGACACCTACCACCTGCGTCTACATATTTCTAGGTGCCACAACCCTGACAGAGTGAGGAAGCCCAGAGGTGGAGGTAAAAAGTCAGCAGCTGCTGTTGTAACTGCCACAGCAAATTCTGCAGCTTCCAGTGATATCAACAGCATCGGTGCAAGAGTGCCTGAACAGAAACCGGCTGTACATGCCCCTCGTGTCTCTGAACCTGAGATCCCTGTAACTGTTCACCAGCAACTTGAGGGCTCCCCTCCAGTTTCGCAATCACAGATCAAGAAGAACCCTATGGCCTGTGAGCGATGCCACTTGGCATTTCCCACCCTGGAGCTTCTTCACACGCACCAGTGCCCAGCATTGTATCACCTGGCTTCTCACTCCGCTCACACTTGCACTCGCTGTAATCGTACATTCCAGGATTCCCACCAGCTCCGTATGCATCTCCTCACCCACAAAGATGACCAGTCGGTCATCTGTGCCATCAGCGCCATCCAAGAAAACTTTGAGGAGCCCCAGGCCCTTCAGCAGCGGTACCAATTACCGGTGCATCCTGACCATCCTGGTCCTCTCACTTACACAGTCCCCCACCAGACACCCTATATGATCTCCCAGTCTAACCAACTTGCATACTCCATGGCACACTCATTACAGAACCCCCGAACACATGCTCCTCATGGAGAATTGCCATCATATCAGATGCTTTAG